A single genomic interval of Mustelus asterias chromosome 13, sMusAst1.hap1.1, whole genome shotgun sequence harbors:
- the hspa5 gene encoding endoplasmic reticulum chaperone BiP: MRGFLLLLLVSSVLADDDDKKESVGTVVGIDLGTTYSCVGVYKNGRVEIIANDQGNRITPSYVAFTFDGERLIGDAAKNQLTSNPENTVFDAKRLIGRTWNDPAVQQDVKYLPFKIIEKKNKPHVQVDVSGEVKTFAPEEISAMVLTKMKETAEAYLGKKVTHAVVTVPAYFNDAQRQATKDAGTIAGLNVMRIINEPTAAAIAYGLDKREGEKNILVFDLGGGTFDVSLLTIDNGVFEVVATNGDTHLGGEDFDQRVMEHFMKLYKKKTGKDVRKDNRAVQKLRREVEKAKRGLSAQHQARIEIESFFEGEDFSETLTRAKFEELNMDLFRSTMKPVQKVMEDADLKKTEIDEIVLVGGSTRIPKIQQLVKEFFNGKEPSRGINPDEAVAYGAAVQAGVLSGEEDTGDLVLLDVCPLTLGIETVGGVMTKLIPRNTVVPTKKSQIFSTASDNQPTVTIKVYEGERPLTKDNHLLGTFDLTGIPPAPRGVPQIEVTFEIDVNGILRVTAEDKGTGNKNKITITNDQNRLTPEEIERMVTDAEKFAEEDLKLKERIDARNDLESYAYSLKNQIGDKEKLGGKLSTEDKETIEKAVEEKIEWLEGHQDSDIEDFKAKKKELEEIVQPIVSKLYGSAGGAPPEEEETEKDEL; this comes from the exons ATGAGAGGATTTTTGCTTCTACTGCTTGTCAGCAGTGTCCTTGCTGATGATGATGATAAGAAAGAAAGTGTTGGCACTGTGGTTGGGATTGATCTTGGTACTACGTACTCTTG TGTTGGTGTCTACAAAAATGGACGTGTGGAAATTATTGCTAATGATCAGGGAAACAGAATCACTCCATCATATGTGGCCTTCACATTTGATGGAGAACGTCTGATTGGTGACGCTGCAAAGAACCAGCTGACCTCTAACCCAGAGAACACTGTTTTTGATGCTAAACGCCTTATTGGACGAACCTGGAATGACCCAGCTGTGCAGCAAGATGTCAAATATCTACCTTTTAAG ATCATTGAAAAGAAGAACAAGCCTCATGTCCAAGTTGATGTTTCTGGTGAGGTCAAAACTTTTGCTCCAGAGGAGATTTCTGCTATGGTGTTGACCAAGATGAAAGAAACTGCTGAGGCATACCTTGGCAAGAAG GTTACCCATGCTGTAGTAACAGTGCCAGCTTATTTCAATGATGCTCAACGTCAGGCTACAAAAGATGCTGGCACAATTGCTGGCTTGAATGTCATGAGAATCATCAATGAGCC AACTGCTGCTGCAATTGCCTATGGATTGGATAAGCGTGAGGGTGAAAAGAACATTCTGGTGTTTGACCTTGGTGGTGGTACTTTCGATGTGTCACTGCTTACCATTGACAACGGTGTCTTTGAAGTAGTTGCTACAAATGGAGACACTCACCTGG GTGGTGAAGATTTTGATCAGCGTGTGATGGAGCACTTCATGAAGTTGTACAAAAAGAAAACTGGAAAAGATGTTCGGAAGGATAACCGAGCCGTTCAGAAGCTGCGCCGTGAGGTTGAAAAAGCCAAACGTGGTTTGTCTGCCCAGCATCAGGCTAGAATTGAAATTGAATCTTTCTTTGAGGGTGAAGATTTCTCTGAAACTTTAACACGTGCAAAGTTTGAAGAACTGAATATG GACCTCTTCCGCTCAACCATGAAACCTGTACAGAAAGTGATGGAGGATGCTGATCTGAAGAAGACAGAAATTGATGAAATTGTCCTCGTTGGTGGTTCCACTCGTATTCCTAAAATTCAACAACTGGTGAAGGAGTTCTTCAATGGCAAAGAGCCATCCCGTGGAATCAACCCTGATGAAGCTGTGGCATATGGTGCAGCAGTACAGGCTGGTGTCCTATCTGGAGAGGAAGATACTG GTGATCTTGTTCTCCTGGATGTTTGCCCCTTGACTCTTGGAATTGAAACGGTTGGTGGTGTCATGACCAAGCTAATCCCACGTAACACAGTGGTCCCAACCAAAAAGTCTCAGATATTTTCAACAGCTTCTGACAACCAACCCACTGTAACTATCAAGGTCTATGAAG GTGAGCGTCCACTGACCAAAGATAACCATCTTCTTGGTACTTTTGACCTGACTGGTATTCCTCCAGCACCTCGTGGTGTTCCCCAGATTGAAGTAACCTTTGAAATAGATGTAAATGGAATCTTGCGTGTTACAGCTGAAGATAAAGGCACTGGAAATAAAAACAAGATCACCATCACAAATGACCAGAACCGCCTGACCCCAGAAGAAATTGAGAGGATGGTGACTGATGCAGAGAAATTTGCCGAAGAGGATCTAAAGCTTAAAGAACGCATCGATGCCAGAAATGACCTAGAAAGCTATGCATATTCTCTGAAGAACCAAATTGGTGATAAAGAAAAACTTGGTGGCAAGCTGTCAACAGAGGACAAAGAAACAAtagagaaggctgtggaggaaaaAATTGAATGGCTTGAAGGTCACCAAGATTCTGATATTGAAGACTTCAAAGCCAAGAAGAAGGAGCTTGAAGAGATTGTTCAGCCAATTGTTAGTAAGCTGTATGGAAGTGCAGGTGGAGCCCCTCCAGAAGAGGAAGAGACTGAAAAGGATGAGTTGTAA
- the rabepk gene encoding rab9 effector protein with kelch motifs isoform X1, producing the protein MELLTVLEPGESPQKATWYAFVPRGEYPDVRVGHTLTYIPEASEKGKVIIVGGANPSGSFSDAHILNLDKHEWDVPEWKGLLPRYEHSSFIPVGRPDDLWLFGGADESANRNCVQVLNFETGVWRSPAVKGTAPTPRTCHGSAAAIGDCLYVFGGGDKGAEPVQDTQLHVFDKATLSWSQQSTEGKPPAPRHGHVMVAVGSKLFIHGGLAGETFFNDMHFIDTAAVNMRWKKVKMKGDIPGGCAAHSAFCHGKYIFIFGGMDITGALNTMYKYHVETNFWTLLEFDSSLPPGRLDHAICVIPWKMREYKTSAANSDGQSIEGNIDKESNKQSENNGNPTRRDCSEVQNQMENILNLCLIFGGMDTQGEVYNDCFVTLIDD; encoded by the exons GTATGCTTTTGTACCAAGAGGGGAGTATCCAGATGTTCGAGTTGGCCATACTCTCACATACATTCCAGAAGCCTCTGAAAAAGGGAAGGTCATTATAGTTGGAGGAGCAAACCCCAGTGGAAGTTTTTCTGATGCCCACATCTTAAATCTGG ACAAACATGAGTGGGATGTACCAGAGTGGAAGGGGTTACTGCCGCGATATGAGCACTCCAGCTTTATTCCAGTGGGCAGACCTGATGACCTTTGGCTATTTGGTGGTGCAGATGAATCTGCAAACAGGAACTGTGTCCAAGTTTTGAACTTTG AAACTGGAGTGTGGAGAAGCCCAGCAGTAAAAGGCACGGCACCAACACCCCGAACATGTCATGGCTCTGCTGCAGCGATTGGAGATTGCCTCTATGTTTTTGGTGGTGGGGACAAAGGAGCAGAACCTGTACAAGATACACAACTCCATGTGTTTGATAAAG CCACGCTTAGCTGGTCACAGCAATCAACAGAAGGAAAACCACCAGCCCCAAGACATGGCCATGTGATGGTTGCAGTAGGTAGCAAATTATTTATCCAtggtggattagcaggggaaacgtTCTTTAATGATATGCATTTCATTGATACAG CTGCAGTTAACATGAGATGGAAAAAAGTAAAAATGAAGGGTGACATCCCAGGAGGCTGTGCAGCTCACTCTGCATTTTGCCATGGCAAGTACATCTTCATCTTTGGTGGTATGGACATCACAGGAGCATTGAACACCATGTACAAGTATCATGTTG AAACAAATTTCTGGACACTATTAGAATTTGATTCCTCTCTGCCACCAGGACGGTTGGATCATGCCATATGTGTCATACCCTGGAAAATGAGAGAATACAAAACTTCTGCAGCAAATAGTGATGGACAATCCATTGAGGGGAACATAGACAAGGAATCCAACAAACAAAGTGAGAACAATGGAAACCCTACTCGGAGGGATTGTTCAGAAGTTCAAAATCAAATGGAGAACATTTTGAATCTGTGTTTAATATTTGGTGGCATGGACACTCAGGGAGAAGTCTATAATGACTGTTTTGTCACATTAATTGATGATTAA
- the rabepk gene encoding rab9 effector protein with kelch motifs isoform X4 produces MELLTVLEPGESPQKATWYAFVPRGEYPDVRVGHTLTYIPEASEKGKVIIVGGANPSGSFSDAHILNLDKHEWDVPEWKGLLPRYEHSSFIPVGRPDDLWLFGGADESANRNCVQVLNFETGVWRSPAVKGTAPTPRTCHGSAAAIGDCLYVFGGGDKGAEPVQDTQLHVFDKATLSWSQQSTEGKPPAPRHGHVMVAVGSKLFIHGGLAGETFFNDMHFIDTAAVNMRWKKVKMKGDIPGGCAAHSAFCHGRLDHAICVIPWKMREYKTSAANSDGQSIEGNIDKESNKQSENNGNPTRRDCSEVQNQMENILNLCLIFGGMDTQGEVYNDCFVTLIDD; encoded by the exons GTATGCTTTTGTACCAAGAGGGGAGTATCCAGATGTTCGAGTTGGCCATACTCTCACATACATTCCAGAAGCCTCTGAAAAAGGGAAGGTCATTATAGTTGGAGGAGCAAACCCCAGTGGAAGTTTTTCTGATGCCCACATCTTAAATCTGG ACAAACATGAGTGGGATGTACCAGAGTGGAAGGGGTTACTGCCGCGATATGAGCACTCCAGCTTTATTCCAGTGGGCAGACCTGATGACCTTTGGCTATTTGGTGGTGCAGATGAATCTGCAAACAGGAACTGTGTCCAAGTTTTGAACTTTG AAACTGGAGTGTGGAGAAGCCCAGCAGTAAAAGGCACGGCACCAACACCCCGAACATGTCATGGCTCTGCTGCAGCGATTGGAGATTGCCTCTATGTTTTTGGTGGTGGGGACAAAGGAGCAGAACCTGTACAAGATACACAACTCCATGTGTTTGATAAAG CCACGCTTAGCTGGTCACAGCAATCAACAGAAGGAAAACCACCAGCCCCAAGACATGGCCATGTGATGGTTGCAGTAGGTAGCAAATTATTTATCCAtggtggattagcaggggaaacgtTCTTTAATGATATGCATTTCATTGATACAG CTGCAGTTAACATGAGATGGAAAAAAGTAAAAATGAAGGGTGACATCCCAGGAGGCTGTGCAGCTCACTCTGCATTTTGCCATG GACGGTTGGATCATGCCATATGTGTCATACCCTGGAAAATGAGAGAATACAAAACTTCTGCAGCAAATAGTGATGGACAATCCATTGAGGGGAACATAGACAAGGAATCCAACAAACAAAGTGAGAACAATGGAAACCCTACTCGGAGGGATTGTTCAGAAGTTCAAAATCAAATGGAGAACATTTTGAATCTGTGTTTAATATTTGGTGGCATGGACACTCAGGGAGAAGTCTATAATGACTGTTTTGTCACATTAATTGATGATTAA
- the rabepk gene encoding rab9 effector protein with kelch motifs isoform X3, which yields MELLTVLEPGESPQKATWYAFVPRGEYPDVRVGHTLTYIPEASEKGKVIIVGGANPSGSFSDAHILNLDKHEWDVPEWKGLLPRYEHSSFIPVGRPDDLWLFGGADESANRNCVQVLNFETGVWRSPAVKGTAPTPRTCHGSAAAIGDCLYVFGGGDKGAEPVQDTQLHVFDKATLSWSQQSTEGKPPAPRHGHVMVAVGSKLFIHGGLAGETFFNDMHFIDTAAVNMRWKKVKMKGDIPGGCAAHSAFCHETNFWTLLEFDSSLPPGRLDHAICVIPWKMREYKTSAANSDGQSIEGNIDKESNKQSENNGNPTRRDCSEVQNQMENILNLCLIFGGMDTQGEVYNDCFVTLIDD from the exons GTATGCTTTTGTACCAAGAGGGGAGTATCCAGATGTTCGAGTTGGCCATACTCTCACATACATTCCAGAAGCCTCTGAAAAAGGGAAGGTCATTATAGTTGGAGGAGCAAACCCCAGTGGAAGTTTTTCTGATGCCCACATCTTAAATCTGG ACAAACATGAGTGGGATGTACCAGAGTGGAAGGGGTTACTGCCGCGATATGAGCACTCCAGCTTTATTCCAGTGGGCAGACCTGATGACCTTTGGCTATTTGGTGGTGCAGATGAATCTGCAAACAGGAACTGTGTCCAAGTTTTGAACTTTG AAACTGGAGTGTGGAGAAGCCCAGCAGTAAAAGGCACGGCACCAACACCCCGAACATGTCATGGCTCTGCTGCAGCGATTGGAGATTGCCTCTATGTTTTTGGTGGTGGGGACAAAGGAGCAGAACCTGTACAAGATACACAACTCCATGTGTTTGATAAAG CCACGCTTAGCTGGTCACAGCAATCAACAGAAGGAAAACCACCAGCCCCAAGACATGGCCATGTGATGGTTGCAGTAGGTAGCAAATTATTTATCCAtggtggattagcaggggaaacgtTCTTTAATGATATGCATTTCATTGATACAG CTGCAGTTAACATGAGATGGAAAAAAGTAAAAATGAAGGGTGACATCCCAGGAGGCTGTGCAGCTCACTCTGCATTTTGCCATG AAACAAATTTCTGGACACTATTAGAATTTGATTCCTCTCTGCCACCAGGACGGTTGGATCATGCCATATGTGTCATACCCTGGAAAATGAGAGAATACAAAACTTCTGCAGCAAATAGTGATGGACAATCCATTGAGGGGAACATAGACAAGGAATCCAACAAACAAAGTGAGAACAATGGAAACCCTACTCGGAGGGATTGTTCAGAAGTTCAAAATCAAATGGAGAACATTTTGAATCTGTGTTTAATATTTGGTGGCATGGACACTCAGGGAGAAGTCTATAATGACTGTTTTGTCACATTAATTGATGATTAA
- the rabepk gene encoding rab9 effector protein with kelch motifs isoform X2, with protein sequence MELLTVLEPGESPQKATWYAFVPRGEYPDVRVGHTLTYIPEASEKGKVIIVGGANPSGSFSDAHILNLDKHEWDVPEWKGLLPRYEHSSFIPVGRPDDLWLFGGADESANRNCVQVLNFETGVWRSPAVKGTAPTPRTCHGSAAAIGDCLYVFGGGDKGAEPVQDTQLHVFDKATLSWSQQSTEGKPPAPRHGHVMVAVGSKLFIHGGLAGETFFNDMHFIDTAAVNMRWKKVKMKGDIPGGCAAHSAFCHGKYIFIFGGMDITGALNTMYKYHVGRLDHAICVIPWKMREYKTSAANSDGQSIEGNIDKESNKQSENNGNPTRRDCSEVQNQMENILNLCLIFGGMDTQGEVYNDCFVTLIDD encoded by the exons GTATGCTTTTGTACCAAGAGGGGAGTATCCAGATGTTCGAGTTGGCCATACTCTCACATACATTCCAGAAGCCTCTGAAAAAGGGAAGGTCATTATAGTTGGAGGAGCAAACCCCAGTGGAAGTTTTTCTGATGCCCACATCTTAAATCTGG ACAAACATGAGTGGGATGTACCAGAGTGGAAGGGGTTACTGCCGCGATATGAGCACTCCAGCTTTATTCCAGTGGGCAGACCTGATGACCTTTGGCTATTTGGTGGTGCAGATGAATCTGCAAACAGGAACTGTGTCCAAGTTTTGAACTTTG AAACTGGAGTGTGGAGAAGCCCAGCAGTAAAAGGCACGGCACCAACACCCCGAACATGTCATGGCTCTGCTGCAGCGATTGGAGATTGCCTCTATGTTTTTGGTGGTGGGGACAAAGGAGCAGAACCTGTACAAGATACACAACTCCATGTGTTTGATAAAG CCACGCTTAGCTGGTCACAGCAATCAACAGAAGGAAAACCACCAGCCCCAAGACATGGCCATGTGATGGTTGCAGTAGGTAGCAAATTATTTATCCAtggtggattagcaggggaaacgtTCTTTAATGATATGCATTTCATTGATACAG CTGCAGTTAACATGAGATGGAAAAAAGTAAAAATGAAGGGTGACATCCCAGGAGGCTGTGCAGCTCACTCTGCATTTTGCCATGGCAAGTACATCTTCATCTTTGGTGGTATGGACATCACAGGAGCATTGAACACCATGTACAAGTATCATGTTG GACGGTTGGATCATGCCATATGTGTCATACCCTGGAAAATGAGAGAATACAAAACTTCTGCAGCAAATAGTGATGGACAATCCATTGAGGGGAACATAGACAAGGAATCCAACAAACAAAGTGAGAACAATGGAAACCCTACTCGGAGGGATTGTTCAGAAGTTCAAAATCAAATGGAGAACATTTTGAATCTGTGTTTAATATTTGGTGGCATGGACACTCAGGGAGAAGTCTATAATGACTGTTTTGTCACATTAATTGATGATTAA